The following are from one region of the Anabas testudineus chromosome 2, fAnaTes1.2, whole genome shotgun sequence genome:
- the aoc1 gene encoding amiloride-sensitive amine oxidase [copper-containing]: MAVRLLCLLQLVSLASCNASRSRDWAHHGAPMFADLTVREMKAVRAYLHGIPEMGLTNARSKTLKKNSILLMELHVPRKHEALRALDRGQAKPPRQARVVIQFGNQTKPNITEYVVSPLPSPNSHAVKTFKGDKPIEFDSRPITYVEYEHITNILEKITTEAHKLLFETTGGFSFTNCSDRCLTFSDIAPRGLAPGERRSWIMLQKFVEGYFIHPVGFEVLINHQDLDPEKWTVEKVWYNSMYFDSVEELVQKYESGGVEKVKLPDHDDSDLFATYIPRGHSNTPTNIHGPKLVEPQGARYHIDHNFVEYAGWSFAYRVRSSAGLQVFDLRFNGERIAYEISLQEAIAFYAGDTPAAMQTKYIDAGWAMGSSTFELAPGIDCPEIATFVDLYHFFDTDKPVQHKNALCIFEMTTAMPLRRHFNSNFKGGYNFFGGLENTVLVLRTTSTVYNYDYIWDFVFYQNGVVEVKVSATGYIHATFFTPNGLHYGTKVYNYVLGNLHTHLVHYKVDLDISGRENSFETIDLKYVNFTNPWSPNNFVVQSKLHRTEHKTERAAAFRFGKKFPRYLHFYNPNEKNKWGNNKGYRIQFNSHAHSVLPRGWREENGISWSRYPLAVTRHKDSEATSTSIYTQNDPWEPVVSFEDYIRNNEDIVNQDLVAWVTVGFLHVPHSEDIPNTATPGNSVGFFLRPFNFFDEDPSLASRSTVIVRPGMDGKPKIQRWTPEVVGHCVTNKPFFYNGTYAGV, translated from the exons atgg CTGTGAGGCTTCTctgcctgctgcagctggtcagTTTGGCTAGTTGCAATGCTTCCAGATCAAGAGACTGGGCTCATCACGGCGCTCCTATGTTTGCCGACCTCACAGTTCGTGAGATGAAAGCTGTCCGGGCCTACCTGCATGGTATTCCAGAAATGGGGCTCACTAACGCTCGTAGCAAAACTCTGAAGAAGAACAGCATCCTCCTGATGGAACTCCATGTGCCGAGGAAACATGAAGCCCTGAGAGCTCTGGATCGTGGACAGGCCAAACCCCCGCGTCAAGCCCGTGTGGTGATCCAGTTTGGGAACCAGACCAAGCCCAACATCACTGAGTACGTCGTCAGCCCTCTGCCATCCCCAAACTCCCATGCAGTCAAGACCTTCAAGGGTGACAAGCCTATTGAATTTGACTCAAGGCCTATTACCTATGTAGAGTATGAGCATATCACTAACATCCTCGAGAAGATCACAACTGAAGCTCACAAACTTCTGTTTGAGACCACAGGAGGATTTTCCTTCACTAATTGCTCTGACCGCTGCCTGACGTTCTCGGACATAGCGCCCCGTGGGCTGGCTCCAGGAGAGAGAAGATCCTGGATCATGTTGCAGAAGTTTGTGGAGGGTTATTTCATTCACCCAGTTGGCTTTGAGGTACTAATCAACCATCAGGACCTTGACCCAGAAAAGTGGACTGTTGAGAAGGTTTGGTACAACAGCATGTACTTTGACAGTGTTGAGGAGCTGGTACAAAAATATGAATCAGGAGGTGTGGAGAAGGTCAAACTGCCCGATCATGATGACAGTGACCTCTTCGCCACCTATATCCCGCGGGGCCACAGCAATACTCCAACTAATATCCATGGTCCAAAGCTTGTGGAACCTCAAGGGGCTCGCTACCATATTGACCACAACTTTGTTGAATATGCTGGTTGGTCTTTTGCCTACAGAGTCCGCTCATCAGCTGGGCTTCAGGTGTTTGACCTCCGTTTTAATGGAGAAAGGATTGCTTACGAGATCAGCCTCCAAGAAGCTATTGCCTTCTATGCTGGTGATACACCTGCTGCAATGCAAACGAAGTATATTGATGCTGGCTGGGCAATGGGCAGCTCCACCTTTGAGCTGGCTCCTGGAATCGACTGCCCAGAAATTGCCACCTTTGTAGATCTTTACCACTTCTTTGACACAGATAAACCTGTGCAACACAAAAATGCTCTCTGTATTTTTGAGATGACCACCGCCATGCCTCTCAGAAGGCATTTCAACTCCAACTTCAAGGGGGGATACAATTTCTTTGGGGGGCTGGAAAACACTGTGCTGGTGCTGCGGACAACTTCAACAGTTTATAACTATGATTACATCTGGGACTTCGTATTCTACCAAAATGGGGTGGTGGAGGTAAAGGTCAGCGCCACTGGATACATCCATGCCACTTTCTTTACACCTAATGGACTTCACTATGGTACCAAGGTGTACAACTATGTGCTGGGTAACCTTCACACGCACCTTGTCCATTATAAAGTGGACCTGGATATTTCTG GTCGAGAGAACAGCTTCGAGACCATTGACCTAAAATATGTCAACTTCACAAATCCATGGAGCCCGAACAATTTTGTTGTCCAGTCCAAACTCCATAGGACAGAGCACAAGACTGAGCGAGCTGCAGCTTTCCGTTTTGGCAAAAAGTTCCCACGTTATTTGCACTTTTACAACCccaatgagaaaaacaaatgggGGAACAACAAGGGTTACCGTATTCAGTTCAACTCACATGCCCACAGTGTTCTTCCCCGAGGCTGGAGAGAGGAAAATGGCATCAGTTGGTCAAG GTATCCTCTGGCCGTGACTCGTCATAAAGATAGCGAAGCCACCAGCACCAGCATTTACACCCAGAATGACCCCTGGGAACCTGTTGTGTCCTTTGAGGACTACATTCGCAATAATGAAGACATAGTCAATCAG GACCTGGTTGCCTGGGTGACAGTTGGCTTCCTGCATGTGCCTCACTCAGAAGACATCCCCAACACGGCAACACCAGGAAATTCTGTAGGCTTCTTCCTCCGACCTTTTAATTTCTTTGATGAAGACCCTTCACTGGCATCCAGAAGCACTGTCATCGTCCGGCCAGGCATGGATGGTAAACCTAAGATCCAGAGGTGGACGCCTGAGGTCGTAGGTCACTGTGTGACAAACAAACCATTCTTTTACAATGGCACTTATGCAGGAGTCTAG